A genome region from Camelina sativa cultivar DH55 chromosome 10, Cs, whole genome shotgun sequence includes the following:
- the LOC104718071 gene encoding putative lipid-binding protein AIR1 — translation MAPKNYLALFLLFNILFFTITTATRSTDCPPPPRKHNKHKPSPPTAPTTTGTCPKDALKLGVCVNALNLLNDVTLGTPPVTPCCSLIKGLVDLEAAVCLCTALKASVLGINLNLPINLSLLLNVCSRKAPRGFQCP, via the coding sequence ATGGCTCCTAAGAACTATCTTgccctcttccttctcttcaacATCCTTTTCTTCACTATCACTACAGCCACTCGCAGTACTGATTGTCCTCCTCCACCGCgcaaacacaacaaacataaACCTAGCCCACCAACCGCACCAACCACTACCGGGACTTGCCCTAAAGATGCCTTAAAGCTCGGTGTTTGTGTTAACGCACTCAACTTGTTGAACGATGTGACTCTCGGAACTCCTCCTGTGACTCCATGTTGCAGCCTTATCAAGGGTTTGGTCGATCTTGAAGCTGCCGTTTGTCTTTGCACTGCCCTCAAGGCTAGTGTTCTCGGTATCAACCTTAACCTCCCAATCAACCTCAGCTTGCTTCTCAATGTTTGCAGCAGAAAGGCACCACGCGGCTTCCAATGCCCTTAA